The Sesamum indicum cultivar Zhongzhi No. 13 linkage group LG6, S_indicum_v1.0, whole genome shotgun sequence genome has a segment encoding these proteins:
- the LOC105163315 gene encoding protein transport protein Sec24-like At3g07100 has protein sequence MGTENPNRPNYPLRPAASPFAAQQSTTPFLPSGPVPGSEASAFRPAPPASSQFPTPPFPTGPLVGSEPPAFRPPPSSRSNDLVRPPPSYGSPTSGFQRFPTPPLTSTGQVPPPRTSLAGQAVVPPPTRPSPGPVSLLSQPQPPSVPMGTPPQSIKTGQSNPNVPLPADQHFSTSRPNTQPSSPPMGPSYATPRGTFQPAFPGYTNTQPNSVAQAPPTHPASFPLQHGGYAPPSTTPFLAQQRGYVPGPPTSTPSGLYSGNQVQQHGMAPPIATSQTLAEDFSSLSLGSVPGSFDAGLDAAALPRPLDGDVEPKSFAEMYPMNCSSRFLRLTTSGVPNSQSLASRWHLPLGAVVCPLAEAPAGEEVPVINFATTGIIRCRRCRTYVNPYVTFTDNGRKWRCNICSLLNDVPSEYFAHVDATGRRVDLDQRPELTKGSVEFLYMARPPMPPLYFFLIDVSITAVQSGMLEVMAQTIKSCLDSLPGSTRTQIGFITYDSTIHFYNMKSSLTQPQMMVVSDLDDIFVPLPDDLLVNLSESRSVVEAFLDSLPSMFQENTNVESAFGPALKAAFMVMSQLGGKLLIFQNTLPSLGVGRLRLRGDDIRVYGTDKEHMLRVPEDPFYKQMAADFTKYQIAVNVYAFSDKYTDIASLGTLAKYTGGQVYYYPSFQSSIHKDKLRHELARDLTRETAWEAVMRIRCGKGVRFTSYHGNFMLRSTDLLALPAVDCDKAYAAQLSLEETLLTTQTVYFQVALLYTSSSGERRIRVHTAAAPVVADLGEMYRLADTGAIISLFSRLAIEKTLSSKLEDARNAVQLRIVKALREYRNLYAVQHRLSGRMIYPESLKFLPLYGLALCKSTPLRGGYADAQPDERCAAGYTMMALPVKSLLKLLYPDLVRVDDYLVKISSQAEELDNIRKRLPLTAQSLDTRGLYILDDGFRFVIWFGRSISPDITRNLLGEEFITDYSKVSLSQRDNEMSRKLMKLLDRFRESDPSYFQLCHLVRQGEQPREGFFLLTNLVEDQIGGANGYADWMMLLFRQIQQNA, from the exons ATGGGGACCGAAAATCCTAACCGTCCAAATTATCCATTGAGACCAGCTGCATCACCCTTTGCTGCTCAGCAAAGTACGACACCTTTTTTGCCATCTGGTCCTGTGCCTGGATCAGAAGCATCTGCCTTCAGGCCTGCACCTCCTGCTTCATCTCAGTTTCCAACACCTCCCTTTCCCACTGGACCTTTGGTTGGATCAGAGCCCCCTGCCTTCAGACCTCCGCCGTCAAGTAGATCTAATGACCTGGTTAGGCCACCTCCGTCATATGGGTCACCAACATCAGGATTTCAGCGCTTCCCAACACCCCCATTGACCTCAACCGGTCAAGTACCACCTCCACGCACCTCGCTTGCAGGTCAAGCTGTTGTACCTCCACCAACCAGACCTTCTCCAGGTCCCGTTTCTCTTCTTTCACAGCCCCAACCACCATCAGTACCCATGGGAACTCCTCCTCAAAGCATTAAAACTGGACAATCCAATCCGAATGTTCCTTTGCCTGCTGACCAGCACTTCTCGACTTCCAGGCCAAACACCCAACCTTCTTCACCACCAATGGGGCCATCTTATGCAACTCCCAGGGGTACCTTTCAGCCAGCCTTTCCAGGGTATACTAACACACAACCAAATTCTGTTGCTCAAGCTCCACCTACGCATCCTGCCTCCTTCCCATTACAACATGGGGGCTACGCTCCACCATCTACAACTCCTTTTCTTGCTCAACAAAGAGGTTATGTTCCTGGTCCACCTACGTCAACTCCTTCAGGCCTTTATTCGGGGAACCAAGTTCAGCAACATGGCATGGCACCTCCTATTGCTACTTCACAGACCTTGGCAGAAGATTTTAGTTCACTTTCTCTTGGATCTGTACCTGGATCATTTGATGCAGGACTGGATGCTGCAGCCTTACCAAGGCCATTGGATGGTGATGTGGAACCAAAGTCTTTTGCTGAGATGTACCCAATGAATTGTAGTTCTAGATTCTTGCGACTCACAACAAGTGGCGTACCAAATTCTCAGTCCTTGGCATCCCGGTGGCATTTGCCTTTGGGAGCAGTTGTTTGCCCTCTGGCAGAAGCCCCTGCTGGG GAAGAAGTTCCAGTAATTAATTTTGCCACGACAGGCATCATTAGATGTAGAAGGTGCCGCACTTACGTCAATCCTTACGTCACATTCACGGACAACGGAAGAAAGTGGAGATGCAATATATGTTCATTACTTAATGATG TTCCAAGCGAGTATTTCGCGCACGTGGATGCTACTGGCAGAAGGGTTGATTTGGATCAAAGGCCTGAGCTTACAAAGGGTAGTGTTGAAT TCCTGTACATGGCCCGTCCTCCAATGCCGCCATTGTACTTTTTCCTCATCGATGTATCAATAACTGCAGTTCAGAGCGGAATGCTAGAG GTTATGGCACAAACTATCAAGTCTTGTTTGGATAGCTTGCCTGGTTCAACTCGAACTCAGATTGGCTTCATAACTTATGATAGTACCATACATTTCTACAACATGAAA TCATCATTGACACAGCCTCAGATGATGGTCGTCTCCGATTTGGATGATATATTTGTTCCATTGCCAGATGACCTTCTAGTCAATTTGTCAGAATCTAGAAGTGTGGTGGAGGCATTCCTTGATAGTTTGCCCTCCATGTTCCAGGAGAACACGAATGTGGAGTCTGCATTTGGTCCAGCTCTTAAAGCTGCATTCATGGTTATG AGCCAACTTGGTGGTAAATTGCTGATTTTCCAGAATACTCTGCCATCACTTGGTGTTGGCCGCCTTAGGCTGCGTGGAGATGATATTCGGGTTTATGGGACAGACAAGGAGCATATGTTACGAGTACCAGAAGATCCATTTTATAAACAGATGGCCGCTGATTTTACCAAGTATCAGATAGCTGTGAATGTATATGCTTTTAGTGATAAGTACACAGATATAGCATCCTTAG GAACTCTAGCAAAATATACTGGTGGTCAGGTGTATTATTATCCAAGTTTCCAGTCCAGTATTCACAAAGATAAGTTGAGACATGAGCTGGCCAGAGATCTCACTAGAGAGACTGCATGGGAAGCAGTCATGCGTATAAGATGTGGAAAAG GGGTGCGTTTCACATCTTATCATGGAAACTTTATGCTAAGATCCACAGACTTACTTGCACTTCCCGCTGTTGACTGTGATAAAGCTTATGCAGCGCAGTTGTCTCTTGAAGAGACCCTGTTGACCACGCAGACTGTGTACTTCCAAGTTGCTTTGCT ATATACTTCTTCTTCTGGAGAAAGGCGTATCAGGGTACACACGGCAGCTGCTCCAGTTGTTGCAGATCTAGGAGAAATGTACCGCCTGGCTGACACTGGAGcaattatttctttgttttccagGCTAG CAATTGAGAAAACTTTGTCCTCCAAGTTGGAAGATGCTCGGAATGCCGTTCAACTTCGGATTGTCAAAGCCCTGAGAGAATACAGAAACCTGTATGCTGTTCAGCATCGCTTGAGTGGAAGGATGATTTACCCTGAATCACTAAAATTCTTACCGTTGTATGGATTAGCATTATGTAAATCAACACCCCTCCGTGGTGGCTATGCTGATGCCCAGCCCGATGAACGCTGTGCAGCTGGTTATACCATGATGGCTTTACCTGTTAAAAGTTTGCTGAAACTTCTTTACCCTGACCTGGTTCGTGTGGATGACTATCTTGTAAAA ATATCTTCACAGGCTGAAGAGCTTGACAACATCAGAAAAAGGCTACCACTTACTGCACAGAGCTTAGATACCAGAGGTCTCTATATCCTTGACGATGGTTTCAGGTTTGTCATATGGTTTGGCAGATCTATTTCACCTGATATAACGAGGAATTTGCTTGGGGAAGAGTTCATCACAGACTACTCAAAG GTTAGCCTTTCACAGCGAGACAATGAAATGTCAAGGAAGCTGATGAAGTTACTTGATAGATTTAGGGAGAGTGACCCGTCATATTTTCAACTATGCCATCTTGTGAGGCAAGGTGAACAACCAAGGGAAGGCTTCTTCCTACTCACAAATCTAGTTGAGGACCAGATTGGTGGTGCAAATGGCTATGCTGACTGGATGATGCTACTATTCCgtcaaattcaacaaaatgcataa